Genomic window (Alkalibaculum bacchi):
AGTCAACAATTCCGAATTTGGACTACTAGCATCAGTGGATCCATCCATGAGGATTCCGCCTAGAAAAGGGACGCCTACCCCTGACGATTTAGATGATTTGCTTGCAACTGTATGGAAAAAACCCGCTTTCTTTTTAGCACATCCAAAGGCCATTGCTGCATTTACAAGAGAATGCACCTGTAGAGGGGTACCACCAGTTACAGTAAATATATTTGGCTCACCATTTGTTACTTGGCGAGGAGTTCCTATGGTTCCTTGCGATAAGGTAAAAATAGATTCTTTAGGCAACACGTGTATTTTACTCATGCGAGTAGGCGAAAGAGAACAAGGGGTTATAGGTTTGCATCAGCCAGGTGTTCCAGGTGAATGCCAGGTACCTAGTTTATCCGTTCATTTCGGTGGAATAGATGATATGGGCATTATGTCCTATATCATGACACTGTATTATGGTTTAGCTGTTCTTACGAATGATGCACTTGGAATGCTTGAAAATGTCAATATAGGGCATTATTATGATTACGAGTAAATGGTTTCAGGATAGGAGTAGTGAATACTACTTCCTATCAAATTATAAACCCGATGTTCATACTATTAACAATAATGCGCCATTTAGAAGAGCAGACCTAGACATTTACTCCATTCGCAAGGACTTTCCTATTTTACAAACCCGAGTAAATGGAAAATCATTAGTATGGCTGGATAATTCGGCAACTACTCAAAAACCCAAAGATGTAATCAATACCTTAGAAGAATACTATAGTAAGTACAATTCTAATATTCATCGAGGAGCTCATACATTAGCAAAAATCTCTACTGATGCTTATGAAACTGCAAGAGAAAAAATCCGACTATTTATTGGTGCGTCTTCTTTAGAAGAAATCATCTTTGTTAGAGGAACTACAGAAGGGATTAATTTAGTAACAGAAACCTTTGGTGAATCCAATATTGAAAAGGGTGATGAAATCATCCTCAGCATTATGGAGCATCACTCTAATATTGTCCCCTGGCAAAAATTAGCTAAGAAAAAGGGAGCCACAATAAAGATCATACCTGTAAATGAATGTGGTGAGCTTATTTTAGAGGAATACAAAAAACTTCTCTCTCCTAAAACGAAAATCGTAGCTATCACACAGCTTTCGAATATCCTGGGCACTATAAATCCTATTAAAGAAATCATCGAAATAGCCCACGCATCTGAAGCAAAGGTATTAGTAGACGGAGCTCAAGGTATTGCTCATATAGGTATAGATGTAAATGAAGTAGATGCAGATTTTTATGTGTTTTCAGGTCACAAGATTTACGGTCCCACTGGCATAGGTGTATTATATGGAAAAAAAGAATTATTACAGAATATGCCTCCTTATCAAAGAGGCGGCGGTATGATCAAAAATGTGACGTTTGATTCTACAGAATACAATAGTCTTCCTTACAAATTTGAAGCAGGTACAGGAAATATTGCAGATGCCATTGGCTTAGGTGCGGCAATAGATTATGTTAATAATATTGGAATCAATCGAATTATGGCTCATGAAGCAGAATTAACAAATTACGCTATGGAAAGATTATCCCA
Coding sequences:
- a CDS encoding family 2A encapsulin nanocompartment shell protein; translation: MSLNDNLVNPNNRSLGPKAARRLSNTTKSIPMMDSITPRWLLSFLPWVSTEAGVYRVNKVIDDSNEGMCSDNIGEHCIPQNYMDYNCNPKEYTLNIIQTILKINSQVSDIFNSPINQKQEQMRLTIEKMREKQECELVNNSEFGLLASVDPSMRIPPRKGTPTPDDLDDLLATVWKKPAFFLAHPKAIAAFTRECTCRGVPPVTVNIFGSPFVTWRGVPMVPCDKVKIDSLGNTCILLMRVGEREQGVIGLHQPGVPGECQVPSLSVHFGGIDDMGIMSYIMTLYYGLAVLTNDALGMLENVNIGHYYDYE
- a CDS encoding cysteine desulfurase, which gives rise to MITSKWFQDRSSEYYFLSNYKPDVHTINNNAPFRRADLDIYSIRKDFPILQTRVNGKSLVWLDNSATTQKPKDVINTLEEYYSKYNSNIHRGAHTLAKISTDAYETAREKIRLFIGASSLEEIIFVRGTTEGINLVTETFGESNIEKGDEIILSIMEHHSNIVPWQKLAKKKGATIKIIPVNECGELILEEYKKLLSPKTKIVAITQLSNILGTINPIKEIIEIAHASEAKVLVDGAQGIAHIGIDVNEVDADFYVFSGHKIYGPTGIGVLYGKKELLQNMPPYQRGGGMIKNVTFDSTEYNSLPYKFEAGTGNIADAIGLGAAIDYVNNIGINRIMAHEAELTNYAMERLSHLPGLSLIGTTPNKSSVISFILSGLSPDQAAHKLNEDGIAVRSGHHCAQPVLKHYGFNSVIRASIGIYNTREEIDILANSLMKMLR